Proteins from a genomic interval of Thermoplasmata archaeon:
- a CDS encoding threonine--tRNA ligase, with protein MRLLFIHADYMRYETRERATKAAEELPDGKRSGGMEEALVVFATVEERDGVNPEGTARAAASGIIEVLAQVGADRVLLYPYAHLSSSLAEPETAKSVLAGIEAALRERGVEVHRSPFGWYKAFQLSCKGHPLSELSKEIEAEEQKLTREEVVKGIKSEFLILTPDGAEHRLDMENADRDPELAKHPSLRSFILTEEAKARKLEEPPSVKAMQRLELVDYEDASDSGHFKLYPKGHLIFHLLEEWARRLALERLGAMQIDTPIMYDWTLPDIQAQAKSFHERHYVIKTDEKRQFVLRFAGDFGLFRMMARATLSHRHLPVKVYEFSKSFRLEQRGELTGLKRLRAFHMPDIHFFTKDLDQGWDVFFELFSAYTDYHRAIGAEYAIAFRIVREFYDRYRDRLVGLLRYAGMPALIELLSQRKHYWVVKYESQGIDAQGGAVQLNTVQLDVEDGERYGIFYTDADGSKKPCIIGHCSVGSIERWIYIMLENALKMEKPALPFWLAPTQVRLIPVGPEFIADCEALASRLRARVDIDDREEKVGRKIRDAEREWVNMIIVVGEKERASGMYPVRMRSGEVRELSFDELTAEIARLQADYPYDGLPLPLHMSKRLTFRG; from the coding sequence ATGAGGCTGCTCTTCATCCACGCGGACTACATGCGTTATGAGACCAGAGAGAGAGCGACAAAAGCTGCCGAGGAGCTCCCGGACGGTAAGCGGAGCGGGGGGATGGAGGAGGCCCTCGTGGTCTTTGCAACCGTTGAGGAAAGGGACGGGGTGAATCCCGAGGGGACCGCCCGCGCGGCTGCATCTGGCATTATAGAGGTGCTTGCTCAGGTCGGCGCGGATAGAGTGCTACTATATCCTTATGCCCACCTTTCGTCCTCGCTCGCAGAACCGGAGACGGCAAAATCGGTGCTCGCCGGAATCGAGGCCGCTCTCCGGGAGAGGGGAGTGGAGGTCCACCGCTCCCCCTTCGGCTGGTACAAGGCCTTCCAGCTCTCCTGCAAGGGCCACCCGCTCTCCGAGCTGTCTAAGGAAATAGAGGCGGAGGAGCAGAAGCTCACTAGAGAGGAGGTCGTGAAGGGGATAAAAAGCGAGTTCCTCATCCTCACACCGGACGGTGCGGAGCACAGGCTGGATATGGAAAATGCAGATCGAGACCCGGAGCTGGCAAAGCACCCGTCGCTCCGCAGCTTCATTCTAACGGAGGAGGCGAAGGCGAGGAAGCTCGAGGAGCCCCCCTCGGTCAAGGCGATGCAGAGGCTGGAGCTCGTCGACTATGAAGATGCGAGCGACAGCGGCCACTTCAAGCTCTATCCGAAAGGCCACCTAATTTTTCACCTACTAGAGGAGTGGGCGAGGAGGCTTGCTCTCGAGCGACTTGGCGCGATGCAGATAGACACCCCCATTATGTACGACTGGACCCTCCCCGATATACAGGCTCAGGCAAAATCGTTCCACGAGAGGCACTATGTGATAAAAACCGACGAGAAGAGGCAGTTCGTGCTCCGCTTCGCGGGCGATTTCGGCCTCTTCAGAATGATGGCCCGCGCCACACTGAGCCACCGGCATCTCCCTGTCAAGGTTTACGAGTTCTCGAAGAGCTTCAGGCTCGAGCAGCGCGGCGAGCTGACGGGCCTGAAGAGGCTCAGGGCATTTCACATGCCGGACATCCACTTCTTCACGAAGGACCTAGACCAGGGCTGGGATGTATTCTTCGAGCTCTTCTCAGCCTACACAGACTACCACAGGGCGATTGGGGCGGAATACGCCATTGCCTTCCGCATCGTGAGGGAGTTCTACGATAGATACAGGGACCGGCTCGTCGGCCTCCTCAGGTACGCTGGAATGCCGGCGCTCATCGAGCTCCTCTCGCAGCGCAAGCACTACTGGGTCGTGAAATATGAGTCACAGGGCATAGACGCGCAAGGTGGCGCGGTCCAGCTCAACACAGTCCAGCTCGACGTCGAAGACGGGGAGAGGTACGGAATTTTCTACACCGACGCCGATGGCTCAAAAAAGCCCTGCATAATCGGCCATTGCTCGGTCGGCTCGATTGAGAGATGGATATACATAATGCTCGAGAACGCCCTCAAAATGGAGAAGCCCGCGCTCCCCTTCTGGCTCGCACCCACACAGGTCCGCCTTATCCCTGTGGGACCGGAGTTCATCGCGGACTGCGAGGCCCTCGCGTCTCGGCTCAGGGCCCGCGTGGATATTGACGACAGGGAGGAGAAGGTGGGACGGAAAATCCGGGATGCGGAGAGGGAGTGGGTGAACATGATAATCGTCGTGGGTGAGAAGGAGCGGGCCTCTGGGATGTATCCCGTACGCATGCGCAGCGGAGAAGTCAGAGAGCTTAGCTTCGATGAGCTGACAGCGGAGATAGCGCGGCTTCAGGCGGACTATCCTTACGATGGCCTTCCGCTACCGCTCCACATGAGCAAGAGGCTAACCTTCAGGGGATGA
- a CDS encoding acetyl-CoA C-acetyltransferase, with protein MSGDVVICSAVRTAIGKFGGTLKETPAVRLGAIVIKEAIARARIEPGLVDEVIMGNVLSGGLGQNPARQAAIYAGVPVEAGAMTVNKVCGSGLKAMMIAASEIKAGDAGIVVAGGMENMDMAPFALDKARYGYRMNNQTIIDLMVNDGLWDVYNNFHMGMTGEIIAEKYGLTREEIDAFALRSHQRASEAIKNGWFREEIVPVEVQVGKGQTVKFDTDEGVRPDTSLEKLAKLPPVFKKGGVVTAGNASQISDGAAATVMMSEDRAKELGAPILARVRYYCFAGTKPELVMYAPVPTINKLLKQSGMKIGDFDLIEHNEAFASASVAIAKEFSIPPEKFNIHGGAVALGHPIGCSGTRVMVTLIHALKRTGGKRGLAAVCLGGGNGVAMAVELEK; from the coding sequence ATGTCTGGTGATGTGGTCATCTGTTCGGCTGTCAGGACGGCAATAGGCAAGTTCGGCGGAACGCTCAAGGAGACCCCTGCAGTCAGGCTGGGAGCCATTGTCATAAAGGAGGCCATTGCAAGGGCCAGAATCGAGCCGGGACTAGTTGACGAGGTCATCATGGGCAATGTGCTTTCGGGAGGGCTGGGCCAGAACCCCGCAAGGCAGGCCGCGATATACGCGGGTGTTCCGGTCGAGGCGGGAGCGATGACAGTCAACAAGGTCTGCGGCTCGGGGCTGAAAGCGATGATGATCGCGGCCTCGGAGATAAAGGCCGGCGACGCGGGAATAGTCGTGGCGGGGGGCATGGAGAACATGGACATGGCGCCCTTCGCCCTCGACAAAGCGCGCTACGGCTACAGGATGAACAACCAGACCATCATAGACCTGATGGTCAACGACGGCCTGTGGGACGTCTACAACAACTTTCACATGGGCATGACGGGAGAGATAATTGCGGAGAAGTACGGCCTGACGAGGGAGGAGATCGACGCCTTTGCCCTGAGAAGCCACCAAAGGGCCTCGGAGGCGATAAAGAACGGGTGGTTCAGGGAGGAGATAGTTCCAGTCGAGGTGCAGGTAGGGAAGGGCCAGACCGTGAAGTTCGACACCGACGAGGGCGTCCGCCCCGACACCTCCCTTGAGAAGCTTGCTAAACTGCCCCCGGTTTTCAAGAAGGGCGGCGTGGTGACGGCCGGTAACGCCTCGCAGATATCCGACGGCGCCGCGGCCACGGTCATGATGTCGGAGGACAGGGCGAAGGAGCTGGGGGCACCGATTCTCGCGAGGGTGAGGTACTACTGCTTCGCCGGAACGAAGCCAGAGCTGGTAATGTACGCTCCAGTACCCACTATCAATAAACTCCTCAAACAGAGCGGCATGAAGATAGGCGACTTCGACCTCATCGAGCACAACGAGGCCTTTGCCTCCGCCTCGGTGGCCATCGCGAAGGAGTTCAGCATACCTCCTGAAAAATTCAACATCCACGGCGGCGCTGTGGCGCTGGGCCATCCAATAGGATGCTCGGGGACGCGCGTGATGGTCACATTGATTCACGCACTAAAGAGAACCGGCGGAAAGAGGGGGCTGGCCGCGGTCTGCCTTGGCGGGGGAAACGGGGTGGCGATGGCGGTGGAGCTGGAGAAATAA
- a CDS encoding peptidylprolyl isomerase, protein MARNRGVVRCPVCRARVGRDRLEQHIDKVHSGGATGGKSPKRSAGTRRLRKEHLVLLAAVAVVVGALAVYAYTNPPSSPEEPSPETAPPAGEIYPTGYARLETSKGPIVIALYGNETPNTVRNFIDYVGSGYYSGTIFHRVVAGFVIQGGGLNPDLTPKEPTRPPIKLEINPKLKNERGTVAMARTSDPDSATSQFFINLANNTHLDPSPSNPGYAVFGRVVRGMEIVEVIAHTPVTNRNGYENVPEETIMILSAMLISTPDG, encoded by the coding sequence GTGGCCAGAAATAGAGGGGTCGTCCGGTGCCCGGTGTGCAGGGCGAGGGTCGGGAGGGACCGGCTGGAGCAACACATCGACAAGGTCCACTCCGGAGGTGCCACCGGAGGGAAGAGCCCAAAGAGAAGTGCAGGAACCCGCCGCCTCCGGAAAGAGCACCTCGTTCTTCTGGCAGCAGTGGCGGTTGTGGTAGGCGCGCTGGCCGTCTATGCCTACACAAACCCCCCCTCTTCCCCAGAGGAGCCTTCGCCCGAGACCGCGCCCCCAGCCGGCGAGATCTACCCGACGGGCTACGCCAGACTCGAGACCTCGAAGGGCCCGATAGTCATAGCCCTGTACGGCAACGAGACCCCCAACACCGTGCGCAACTTCATAGACTATGTAGGCAGCGGCTACTACTCGGGAACGATATTCCATAGAGTCGTTGCGGGCTTCGTGATTCAGGGCGGTGGCCTGAATCCGGACCTGACGCCCAAGGAGCCTACTCGCCCACCGATAAAGCTCGAAATAAACCCCAAATTAAAGAACGAGCGCGGGACGGTGGCGATGGCTAGGACCTCCGACCCAGACAGCGCCACCTCCCAGTTCTTCATCAATCTGGCCAACAATACCCATCTCGACCCCTCACCCTCGAACCCTGGCTACGCAGTGTTTGGAAGGGTCGTGCGGGGCATGGAGATCGTAGAGGTTATAGCACACACGCCCGTAACCAACAGGAACGGCTACGAGAATGTGCCAGAAGAGACAATTATGATACTGAGCGCCATGCTCATCAGCACCCCGGACGGTTGA
- a CDS encoding GNAT family N-acetyltransferase, translating to MRPSDIAFAMKVTEEEGWGFLRSDIQRLLRLSSGGVLIAIAAGRPVGLVSVIRHGEIFWIGNLVVSRRWRGCGVGRVLMEAAMSFVKRRGGSRVGLFSYPETVGFYTAFGFKAVGRFFRFCGRPRVRPIPLRSGRIVPLCPNHFPEVIALDRRAWGEGRGRMIRALVRDFKRHSFVWMERGKVKGFIIGKPGRDYVEAGPWVCAGSARDAARSLFLALCTRASKGVEVYVPANSAWVVRFLRSLGLRRQGAYIEMAKGRARETGKCLELISPAGVEKG from the coding sequence ATGCGGCCCTCCGACATCGCTTTCGCAATGAAAGTGACGGAAGAGGAGGGCTGGGGTTTTCTCAGAAGCGACATCCAGAGGCTGCTCCGCCTCTCATCAGGAGGGGTTCTGATTGCGATTGCGGCCGGGAGGCCGGTGGGGCTGGTGAGCGTGATTCGGCATGGAGAGATTTTTTGGATAGGCAATCTTGTCGTTTCTCGCCGCTGGAGGGGTTGCGGGGTCGGTCGCGTCCTAATGGAAGCCGCCATGAGCTTCGTTAAGCGACGTGGAGGAAGCCGGGTGGGCCTTTTCTCCTACCCTGAGACCGTGGGCTTCTACACTGCCTTCGGCTTCAAAGCCGTCGGGCGCTTCTTCCGCTTCTGTGGCCGGCCACGCGTGCGCCCGATTCCTCTGCGGTCCGGGAGAATTGTACCCCTCTGCCCCAATCACTTTCCAGAGGTCATCGCCCTTGACCGGAGGGCATGGGGGGAGGGGAGGGGGAGAATGATTAGAGCACTCGTGCGGGACTTTAAGCGCCACTCCTTCGTCTGGATGGAGAGGGGAAAGGTGAAGGGCTTTATCATTGGAAAGCCTGGGCGGGACTATGTCGAGGCCGGGCCGTGGGTCTGCGCTGGGAGCGCTCGAGACGCCGCCCGGTCTCTATTCCTCGCACTCTGCACACGCGCCAGCAAAGGTGTCGAGGTCTATGTCCCTGCGAATTCCGCCTGGGTTGTGCGCTTCCTCCGCAGCCTCGGCCTGCGCAGGCAGGGGGCATATATAGAAATGGCAAAGGGAAGGGCGAGGGAGACCGGGAAGTGTCTCGAGCTCATCTCCCCCGCAGGCGTCGAGAAGGGCTAA
- a CDS encoding tRNA uridine(34) 5-carboxymethylaminomethyl modification radical SAM/GNAT enzyme Elp3: protein MERRGELGGKGSGGPELGLEAFMEEIISTLQKGGPGDKEALHSLKVRLARKHGLDRVPSDAEILRRVPDDMRKTLLPLLRTKAVREASGVVTVAAMTSPAQCPHGRCLYCPGGVERGSPQSYTGREPAALRGAYYEYDSYREVRGRLEQLRICGHPTDKVDLIIMGGTFLARPTFYQRAFIKGCYDAMNEAVGGPATFSPGSMRLAQGGARGEGGGGAASLEEAIAANELAPSRCIGLTVETRPDWCFEPHIDAMLSFGATRVELGVQSLSDVALDKMKRGHGVAETIRATQLARDAGLKVGYHMMPGFPFVAREEEREHYRRLFEDPSFRPDMLKLYPTLVLEGTGLYEMWKRGEYDPLTTEEAVEFLAEIKSRFPPWVRVQRVQRDIPVQLIAAGVKKSNLRQLVRRRMEEMGLRCGCIRCHEVGHLGMGSGTAAGLSLRTTLYEASGGLEAFISFEADAGALAGYLRLRRPSPAAHRPEMRGGVSAIVRELRVLGEPVPFNEAPGDRWQHRGLGVRLMEEAERIAREDWGAEVLLVNSGAGARGYYRKMGYELVGPYMGKKLRSR from the coding sequence ATGGAGCGCCGCGGGGAGCTCGGGGGAAAAGGCTCCGGAGGGCCGGAGCTGGGCCTCGAGGCCTTCATGGAGGAGATTATCTCGACCCTTCAAAAAGGGGGTCCGGGGGACAAGGAGGCCCTCCACAGCCTCAAGGTGAGGCTGGCCCGGAAGCACGGGCTGGACCGTGTTCCGTCCGACGCCGAGATTCTCCGCCGGGTTCCAGATGACATGAGAAAGACACTGCTCCCCCTACTGAGGACGAAAGCTGTCAGGGAGGCCTCGGGCGTCGTGACGGTGGCTGCGATGACCTCGCCCGCGCAGTGCCCCCACGGCCGCTGCCTCTACTGCCCCGGAGGGGTTGAGAGGGGCTCTCCCCAGAGCTACACGGGCAGAGAGCCGGCTGCGCTGCGCGGGGCCTATTACGAATACGATTCTTACAGAGAGGTTAGAGGGAGGCTGGAGCAGCTCAGAATATGCGGTCACCCCACTGACAAGGTTGACCTAATTATAATGGGCGGGACTTTCCTCGCGAGACCCACCTTCTACCAGAGAGCCTTTATCAAGGGCTGCTACGACGCCATGAACGAGGCCGTCGGAGGCCCTGCCACTTTTAGCCCCGGGTCAATGCGCTTGGCGCAGGGTGGGGCTCGGGGCGAGGGAGGAGGGGGCGCCGCATCGCTGGAGGAGGCGATTGCCGCCAACGAGCTGGCGCCCTCGAGATGCATCGGCCTCACGGTCGAGACCAGACCCGACTGGTGCTTTGAGCCGCACATCGACGCCATGCTCTCCTTTGGAGCCACAAGGGTCGAGCTTGGGGTACAGAGCCTCTCGGACGTGGCGCTGGATAAAATGAAGAGGGGGCACGGCGTCGCTGAAACGATAAGGGCCACACAGCTCGCCCGCGACGCGGGACTGAAGGTGGGCTACCACATGATGCCCGGCTTCCCCTTCGTCGCGAGGGAGGAGGAGAGGGAGCACTACCGCCGCCTCTTCGAGGACCCCTCCTTCAGACCGGACATGCTCAAGCTCTACCCGACCCTTGTTCTCGAGGGAACCGGGCTCTACGAGATGTGGAAGAGGGGGGAATATGACCCCCTGACAACGGAGGAGGCTGTGGAGTTCCTTGCGGAGATCAAGAGCCGGTTCCCGCCGTGGGTTAGGGTCCAGAGAGTCCAGAGGGACATCCCGGTACAGCTCATCGCCGCCGGTGTGAAGAAGAGCAACCTTCGCCAGCTCGTCCGAAGGAGAATGGAGGAGATGGGGCTGAGGTGCGGGTGCATCAGGTGCCATGAGGTCGGTCACCTAGGCATGGGGTCTGGGACCGCCGCCGGCCTCTCGCTCAGAACCACGCTCTACGAAGCATCCGGCGGGCTCGAGGCCTTCATTTCCTTCGAAGCGGATGCCGGGGCCCTCGCCGGATACCTCCGGCTCAGGAGGCCCTCACCCGCCGCGCACAGACCCGAGATGCGTGGGGGTGTGAGCGCCATCGTCCGGGAGCTGAGGGTGCTCGGCGAGCCGGTGCCCTTCAACGAAGCTCCTGGGGATAGATGGCAGCACAGGGGACTTGGCGTGAGACTTATGGAAGAGGCGGAGAGAATCGCTCGAGAGGACTGGGGGGCAGAGGTTCTTTTGGTGAATAGTGGCGCGGGCGCGCGCGGCTACTACCGGAAAATGGGCTATGAACTAGTCGGGCCTTACATGGGAAAAAAGCTGCGCTCCCGATGA